A window of Campylobacter concisus contains these coding sequences:
- a CDS encoding agmatine deiminase family protein has protein sequence MRAYAEWEEQELLFLSLPHSKSDWEPYLEEILASYEELVAAITPYEKVVLICPDEANFSRFKKFKNVEFVKLETDDTWIRDYGMIDVCAENGVKSYDFKFNAWGGKFKSSKDDAINLELAKIYKTKLESVDMILEGGSIEFNGDGVLLTTSKCLLNENRNKALSKEQIEEKLKNLFGLKRIIWLESGFIRGDDTDSHIDTLARFITPDTIAYAACDDESDEHFDELKKMEDELKKTGFKLLALPLPKPKFYEGKRLGCTYANFIFINGALIVPTYNDENDEKVLNLLAQALPDRKIIGVNSLVFVRQNGSLHCSSQNRYKRS, from the coding sequence GTGAGAGCTTACGCAGAGTGGGAAGAGCAGGAGCTTTTGTTTTTATCATTGCCACACAGTAAGAGCGACTGGGAGCCCTATTTAGAGGAGATTTTGGCGAGCTATGAGGAGCTTGTGGCTGCTATTACGCCCTATGAGAAGGTGGTGCTCATCTGCCCTGATGAGGCAAATTTTTCTAGGTTTAAGAAATTTAAAAATGTTGAGTTTGTTAAACTTGAGACTGACGATACTTGGATCAGAGACTACGGTATGATCGACGTTTGTGCTGAAAATGGCGTAAAGAGCTACGACTTTAAATTTAACGCTTGGGGCGGTAAATTTAAAAGCTCAAAAGATGATGCGATAAATTTAGAGCTAGCTAAAATTTATAAAACTAAGCTTGAATCAGTTGATATGATACTAGAGGGTGGCAGTATCGAGTTTAACGGAGATGGCGTGCTTTTAACCACCTCAAAATGCCTGCTAAATGAAAATAGAAACAAAGCACTTAGTAAAGAGCAGATAGAAGAAAAGCTTAAAAATTTATTTGGTCTAAAGCGTATAATATGGCTTGAAAGTGGCTTTATAAGAGGCGATGACACAGATAGTCACATCGACACTTTAGCGCGTTTTATCACGCCTGATACGATAGCTTACGCAGCTTGCGATGACGAGAGCGATGAGCACTTTGATGAGCTTAAAAAGATGGAAGATGAGCTTAAAAAAACTGGCTTTAAGCTACTTGCTCTACCACTTCCTAAGCCTAAATTTTATGAGGGCAAAAGGCTTGGCTGCACCTATGCAAACTTCATCTTTATAAATGGCGCGCTAATCGTGCCAACATATAACGACGAAAACGATGAAAAGGTGCTAAATTTACTAGCTCAGGCACTGCCAGACAGAAAGATCATCGGTGTAAATTCACTAGTTTTTGTCCGTCAAAATGGCTCGCTTCACTGCTCAAGCCAAAATAGATACAAAAGGTCTTAG
- a CDS encoding amino acid ABC transporter permease, which produces MQGVSILFDTQNLLRLFEGLVVSTEISFISIFISIIGGLVLGVLMSMKNKFIYFILKICLEIVRIMPQIVWLFLFYFGVSKAFDIHISAFTASLIVFSLWGIFEMMDIVRGAITSIPKHQFESAASLGLSKFQIYSHVIIPLATRRLVPGAVNLLSRMIKTTSIVVLIGVVEVVKVGQQIIERNVFTNPMAPFWIYTLIFFLYFAICYPVSKLSKKLEEKWS; this is translated from the coding sequence ATGCAAGGAGTTAGTATTTTATTTGACACGCAAAATTTACTAAGACTCTTTGAAGGTCTAGTCGTTAGCACAGAAATTTCATTTATCTCTATTTTTATCTCTATAATCGGTGGCTTAGTGCTTGGCGTGCTTATGAGCATGAAAAACAAATTTATCTATTTTATTTTAAAAATTTGCCTAGAAATCGTTCGCATAATGCCTCAGATCGTTTGGCTATTTTTATTTTATTTTGGTGTCAGCAAGGCGTTTGATATCCACATTTCAGCATTTACAGCCTCACTCATCGTCTTTAGCTTGTGGGGAATTTTTGAAATGATGGACATCGTGCGTGGCGCAATAACATCAATACCAAAACATCAATTTGAATCAGCGGCATCACTTGGGCTTAGTAAATTTCAAATTTACTCTCACGTCATCATCCCGCTTGCCACAAGAAGGCTAGTGCCTGGAGCAGTAAATTTACTAAGTCGTATGATAAAAACAACCTCTATCGTCGTTCTAATCGGCGTTGTAGAGGTGGTCAAAGTCGGCCAGCAGATCATCGAGCGAAATGTATTTACAAATCCTATGGCGCCATTTTGGATATACACGCTCATATTCTTTTTATATTTTGCGATCTGCTATCCAGTCTCAAAATTATCAAAAAAACTAGAAGAAAAATGGAGCTAA
- a CDS encoding CBU_0592 family membrane protein: MIDLFQIIGFLGMICIVMGYFLLQIGRLNSRDLAYQIINLVGTILLIISLFVHFNLGSFLIEVFWIFITIYGIYKIYKERA; encoded by the coding sequence TTGATCGATCTTTTTCAGATCATTGGCTTTTTAGGGATGATTTGCATCGTGATGGGCTACTTTTTACTTCAGATCGGCCGCCTAAATAGCCGCGATCTAGCCTATCAGATAATAAATTTAGTAGGCACTATACTACTCATCATCTCGCTTTTTGTGCACTTTAACCTCGGTTCATTTTTGATAGAGGTCTTTTGGATATTCATTACGATTTATGGAATTTATAAAATTTATAAGGAGAGAGCGTGA
- a CDS encoding amino acid ABC transporter permease encodes MDFEFIEKFYPLFVKAGLLTIEIAFLGIIFSILIGIFCMAVKFYKLKFLSKVIDCYVELSRNTPLLIQLFFLYYGLPKLGVSMSGFTCAVAGLSFLGGSYMSESFRLGFEAVRKSQIEAGLSIALSKNQLLRYVILPQAFSVALPSISANVIFLLKETSIVSIVALADLVYVAKDLIGLYYKTDEALFMLVISYLVIILPVSLALSYVEKRVRNARS; translated from the coding sequence ATGGATTTTGAGTTTATTGAGAAATTTTACCCACTTTTTGTAAAGGCCGGGTTGCTTACGATTGAGATCGCCTTTTTAGGGATCATTTTTTCTATTTTGATCGGTATTTTTTGTATGGCTGTAAAATTTTACAAGCTAAAATTTCTATCAAAAGTGATTGATTGCTACGTTGAGCTTTCAAGAAACACGCCGCTTCTTATCCAGCTCTTCTTTTTATACTACGGCTTGCCAAAGCTTGGAGTGTCGATGAGTGGCTTTACCTGTGCGGTCGCGGGACTTAGCTTTCTTGGCGGCAGCTACATGAGCGAGAGTTTTAGGCTTGGCTTTGAGGCGGTTAGAAAGTCGCAGATAGAAGCAGGTCTTAGTATCGCACTTAGCAAAAATCAGCTCCTAAGATATGTCATCTTGCCACAAGCCTTTAGCGTGGCATTGCCAAGTATCAGCGCAAACGTCATATTTTTACTAAAAGAGACAAGCATCGTTAGCATAGTAGCTCTTGCTGATCTAGTCTATGTCGCAAAGGATCTCATCGGACTTTACTACAAGACAGATGAGGCACTTTTTATGCTGGTTATTAGCTATCTTGTCATCATCTTGCCAGTCTCGCTGGCGCTTAGCTACGTCGAAAAAAGGGTGAGAAATGCAAGGAGTTAG